The proteins below come from a single Miscanthus floridulus cultivar M001 chromosome 1, ASM1932011v1, whole genome shotgun sequence genomic window:
- the LOC136480702 gene encoding uncharacterized protein: protein MAAVRHRQLEANGISMHVAEAGPVDASAPTVLFVHGFPELWYSWRHQMGYLAARGYRCVAPDLRGYGGTTAPPDPTSYTVFHIVGDLVALLDALHLPQVFVVGHDWGAIVSWNLCLLRPDRVRALVNLSVAFMPRRPGVKPVEYFRAAYGDDYYVCRFQEPGLEAEFAAFDLKSFFKLALTLQHTGSSAMDLRKMQTYSKQIVLPSWLSEEDVSYLASVYSKTGFAGGVNYYRCLDLNWELMAPWTRAKVQVPTKFIVGDGDLAYHHPGVKSYIHKGGLKRDVPLLEEVVVIKGAGHFIQQERAQEISEHIHDYIKKFEAGVPPPLRVSKM, encoded by the exons ATGGCTGCGGTGAGGCACCGGCAGCTGGAGGCCAACGGCATCTCGATGCACGTGGCGGAGGCCGGCCCCGTGGACGCCTCCGCGCCGACGGTGCTGTTCGTGCACGGCTTCCCGGAGCTCTGGTACTCGTGGCGCCACCAGATGGGCTACCTCGCCGCGCGCGGCTACCGCTGCGTCGCGCCCGACCTCCGGGGCTACGGCGGCACCACCGCGCCGCCGGATCCGACCTCCTACACCGTCTTCCACATCGTCGGCGACCTCGTCGCGCTCCTCGACGCCCTCCACCTACCGCAG GTGTTCGTTGTGGGCCACGACTGGGGCGCCATCGTGTCGTGGAACCTCTGCCTGCTGCGGCCGGATCGGGTGCGCGCGCTCGTCAACCTCAGCGTTGCCTTCATGCCCCGGCGCCCCGGCGTGAAGCCTGTCGAGTACTTCCGCGCCGCATACGGGGATGACTACTACGTCTGCCGATTCCAG GAACCTGGACTTGAAGCAGAATTCGCTGCTTTTGACTTGAAGAGTTTCTTCAAATTGGCATTGACTCTTCAGCACACAGGTTCTTCAGCTATGGACCTTCGAAAAATGCAAACATACAGTAAGCAAATTGTGCTCCCTTCTTGGCTCTCTGAGGAAGATGTCAGTTACCTTGCAAGTGTGTACTCAAAAACTGGATTTGCTGGTGGAGTAAATTACTACCGCTGCTTGGACCT GAACTGGGAACTGATGGCGCCATGGACAAGAGCAAAGGTTCAAGTGCCGACTAAGTTCATTGTTGGGGACGGTGACCTGGCATACCATCACCCGGGAGTGAAGAGCTACATCCACAAGGGCGGGCTCAAGAGGGACGTGCCGTTGCTTGAGGAGGTGGTGGTCATCAAGGGCGCTGGGCACTTCATCCAGCAGGAAAGGGCGCAGGAAATCAGTGAGCACATCCATGACTACATCAAGAAGTTCGAAGCCGGTGTTCCGCCGCCACTAAGAGTTTCAAAGATGTGA